Proteins from a genomic interval of Veillonellaceae bacterium:
- a CDS encoding type 2 isopentenyl-diphosphate Delta-isomerase — MRQSRKLDHLKYAMALKDGPVANGFNDFSLIHNCLPDIASSDVTLSCTLCGLELNHPVIINAVTGGDKDVTEVNAKLAEFARQTNSVMAVGSQFAAIESPEVEESFNIVNTVNPDGIVFANIGAHATAKQAELAVKMIKAKAIQIHLNTAQELIMGEGDHDFSGYLENISLIAAAVNVPVIVKEVGCGIAKEQAIKLFQAGVKAIDVGGVGGTNFLAIEAARNKSDLDKETLSWGIPTAISTVETLSVLPSNREVIVSGGLRTPLEVVKAIALGGSAVGIANPILRLVLKNDMPGAVAAFKEFLVKVKLYMTLLGAKTIQDLHSVPIIITGKSKDWLTARNIDITQFANRQKHG, encoded by the coding sequence ATCCGTCAATCACGCAAACTGGATCACTTAAAATATGCAATGGCTCTTAAAGATGGACCTGTCGCTAATGGTTTTAACGATTTTTCACTAATTCATAATTGCTTGCCAGACATAGCTTCAAGTGATGTAACATTATCTTGTACTCTGTGTGGATTGGAATTGAACCATCCTGTAATTATCAATGCGGTAACGGGTGGGGATAAAGATGTAACTGAGGTTAATGCCAAATTGGCTGAGTTTGCACGGCAAACTAACTCAGTTATGGCGGTTGGCTCACAGTTTGCCGCCATTGAAAGTCCAGAAGTGGAAGAGTCTTTTAATATTGTCAATACCGTCAATCCTGATGGCATTGTATTTGCAAATATAGGCGCGCATGCTACTGCTAAGCAGGCGGAGTTAGCGGTTAAGATGATAAAGGCTAAGGCTATACAAATTCATTTAAATACGGCTCAGGAATTAATTATGGGTGAAGGCGATCACGACTTTTCAGGCTATCTTGAAAATATTAGTCTAATAGCAGCGGCGGTAAACGTACCTGTAATTGTCAAAGAAGTTGGTTGCGGAATTGCCAAAGAGCAAGCGATTAAATTATTTCAAGCTGGGGTAAAGGCTATCGATGTCGGAGGAGTTGGCGGAACTAATTTCTTAGCTATTGAAGCAGCTAGGAATAAGTCTGATTTAGATAAGGAAACTCTATCATGGGGTATTCCTACCGCAATTAGTACAGTAGAGACTTTAAGCGTTTTACCTTCAAATCGCGAAGTAATAGTATCGGGCGGTTTGCGTACTCCACTCGAAGTTGTCAAAGCCATAGCATTGGGCGGAAGCGCAGTTGGCATAGCCAATCCAATTTTGCGTTTAGTGTTAAAAAATGATATGCCGGGCGCGGTAGCTGCATTTAAGGAATTTCTCGTCAAGGTTAAGCTGTATATGACGCTGCTTGGTGCAAAAACTATACAAGATTTGCATTCGGTTCCAATTATTATAACAGGCAAAAGTAAAGATTGGTTAACAGCAAGGAATATTGACATTACACAATTTGCAAACCGTCAAAAGCATGGCTGA
- a CDS encoding bifunctional 4-hydroxy-3-methylbut-2-enyl diphosphate reductase/30S ribosomal protein S1 has protein sequence MKVYLAKHRGFCYGVKRAVELAEATANSTENVHTLGPIIHNPQVVGRLADQGIAVAEDLSQIKDGKVIIRSHGVGPRIYDEAKASGLEIVDATCPHVKKAQQAAAELLVEGYKVVVVGERHHPEVKSIVEWSKNTATVIETTEEAQNLPFTARIGVVVQTTFAGRDFDAIVAILKAKCDEFRIERTICNATEARQGAAVELARTVDIMIIIGGKNSANTSRLAELCHEVCRKVFHIETAQELKKEWFEDVKTAGVTAGASTPDWIIKEVVQTMEQLGQENGQEISQLESGTILKGKVVSVRPDEVFVDIGYKAEGIISKAELAYPTPENAAEVVKDGDIIDVYVIEAENEEGNVKLSKVRADKIVAWEKLQSALDDGQPLAVKVTEVVKGGLVAAVFGLRGFIPASQVGLRFVQDLSQHVGQTLEVLLIELNQEKNKIVLSRRAVLEKERRKVENEIFAKVAVNQELQGTVTRLADFGAFVDIGGVEGLVHISDLSWQRVKTPAEVVNVGDQVKVIVLKVDVQARKLSLGLKQTLRDPWFDATENIAEGMLVNGTVSKLAKFGAFIKIKDGVEGLVHISEISERRVANAADVLEVGQAVKAKVIGVDKASKRIALSIIKAQEDAERAEYQDYLNTQDKQIGVTLGEKFGHLFKRED, from the coding sequence ATGAAAGTCTATTTGGCCAAACATCGAGGCTTTTGCTACGGTGTAAAGCGCGCAGTTGAACTGGCGGAGGCGACTGCCAATAGTACAGAAAATGTTCATACGCTCGGACCAATCATTCACAATCCCCAAGTAGTCGGCCGCTTAGCCGACCAAGGCATTGCAGTGGCTGAGGACTTGTCACAGATAAAAGATGGTAAAGTAATAATACGTTCTCATGGGGTTGGCCCACGCATTTACGATGAGGCCAAAGCTAGTGGGTTAGAAATTGTTGATGCAACTTGTCCGCATGTGAAAAAAGCCCAACAGGCCGCAGCCGAGCTTTTGGTCGAAGGGTACAAGGTTGTCGTAGTTGGTGAACGACATCATCCTGAGGTCAAGAGTATTGTTGAGTGGTCTAAAAATACAGCAACAGTCATCGAAACAACCGAAGAAGCGCAGAACCTGCCATTTACAGCCCGCATAGGTGTTGTTGTGCAGACAACCTTTGCTGGAAGAGACTTTGATGCGATTGTAGCAATCTTAAAGGCTAAGTGCGATGAATTTAGGATTGAAAGAACTATTTGCAACGCTACCGAAGCTAGGCAAGGAGCAGCTGTTGAACTGGCCCGTACTGTCGATATTATGATAATAATCGGTGGAAAAAATAGTGCCAATACCTCACGGTTAGCTGAACTTTGTCATGAGGTTTGCAGAAAAGTTTTTCATATTGAAACTGCTCAAGAGCTTAAAAAAGAATGGTTTGAGGATGTTAAGACGGCTGGTGTTACTGCCGGAGCATCTACTCCGGACTGGATTATCAAGGAGGTCGTACAAACAATGGAACAACTAGGTCAAGAAAATGGACAGGAAATCAGTCAGCTAGAGTCCGGCACAATTCTAAAGGGTAAGGTCGTAAGCGTCCGGCCTGACGAAGTATTTGTTGATATAGGCTATAAGGCGGAAGGGATAATTTCCAAAGCCGAATTGGCCTATCCGACACCTGAAAATGCTGCAGAAGTTGTAAAGGACGGCGACATTATCGATGTATATGTAATAGAGGCTGAGAATGAGGAGGGTAATGTTAAACTTTCCAAGGTGCGAGCCGATAAAATTGTAGCTTGGGAGAAACTACAATCCGCTTTAGATGATGGACAACCACTTGCAGTGAAGGTAACCGAGGTTGTAAAAGGCGGTTTGGTAGCAGCTGTTTTTGGGCTGCGAGGTTTCATTCCTGCCTCACAGGTTGGTTTACGCTTCGTTCAGGATTTGTCTCAGCATGTTGGTCAAACACTGGAAGTTTTACTAATTGAGTTAAACCAAGAGAAAAATAAGATAGTATTATCGCGCAGAGCAGTCTTGGAAAAGGAACGTCGTAAAGTCGAAAACGAAATTTTCGCCAAGGTTGCTGTTAATCAGGAATTGCAGGGGACCGTGACCCGTCTTGCTGATTTTGGAGCATTTGTTGATATCGGAGGAGTCGAGGGGCTTGTCCATATCTCCGATTTATCCTGGCAGAGAGTGAAAACTCCGGCAGAGGTTGTTAACGTTGGTGACCAAGTTAAAGTTATTGTTTTAAAGGTCGATGTGCAAGCAAGAAAACTATCCTTGGGTTTAAAGCAAACGCTTCGCGACCCATGGTTTGATGCAACTGAAAATATTGCCGAGGGTATGCTTGTCAATGGAACAGTCAGCAAACTGGCTAAATTCGGTGCTTTTATTAAAATAAAAGACGGTGTTGAAGGTTTGGTACATATTAGTGAGATAAGCGAGCGCAGAGTGGCTAACGCTGCAGATGTTCTTGAGGTTGGTCAAGCAGTTAAAGCTAAAGTAATTGGAGTCGATAAAGCTAGTAAACGCATAGCATTAAGCATTATAAAAGCGCAGGAAGATGCTGAGCGGGCTGAGTATCAAGATTACCTTAATACTCAAGACAAACAAATTGGGGTAACCTTGGGCGAAAAGTTTGGTCATTTATTTAAACGAGAGGATTAA